The Ahaetulla prasina isolate Xishuangbanna chromosome 4, ASM2864084v1, whole genome shotgun sequence genome has a window encoding:
- the SPIB gene encoding transcription factor Spi-B — MLDLDYAQPDGSQYGYVFPSGFISDLDSYKQEPTFPPCLGDPESSPESCMNWLEMQEPGYEPFEIGHLAQLQNVQVSYPPGTYPQAQLSLEPIYNHEGMMPAQNSAMVFKDEYNTEIYLPYEQYSTPREICSPLSEEGEFHKDGRNLEVSSESDLDENLLSRFDSGCRRKLRLYQFLLELLEGGDMKECVWWVQRDAGIFQFSSKHKELLAHRWGQQKGNRKKMTYQKMARALRNYGKTGEIRKVKKKLTYQFGTSLLSPSPSS, encoded by the exons ATGCTAGATTTGGATTACGCGCA GCCTGATGGATCCCAATATGGCTATGTG TTCCCCAGCGGATTTATCAGTGATTTGGACTCTTACAAGCAAGAACCCACATTTCCTCCCTGTCTTGGAGATCCGGAGAGCTCCCCAG AGTCTTGTATGAACTGGCTAGAGATGCAAGAACCTGGATATGAACCCTTCGAGATAGGACACCTGGCTCAACTGCAGAATGTCCAAGTCTCCTACCCGCCTGGCACTTACCCTCAAGCACAACTCTCTTTAGAACCAATCTACAACCATGAGGGAATGATGCCTGCCCAGAATTCAGCTATGGTATTCAAGGACGAATACAACACTGAG ATCTATCTGCCATATGAACAATATTCTACTCCAAGGGAAATATGTAGCCCATTGTCAGAAGAGGGGGAATTTCACAAGGATGGCCGGAATCTGGAAGTATCTTCTGAGAGTGATTTGGATGAGAATCTCTTGTCTAGGTTTGATTCTG GCTGTCGCCGGAAACTCCGCCTCTACCAGTTTTTGCTGGAGCTCCTTGAAGGTGGTGACATGAAAGAATGTGTGTGGTGGGTGCAACGTGATGCGGGCATCTTCCAGTTCTCTTCAAAGCACAAGGAGCTTCTGGCACACCGTTGGGGCCAACAGAAAGGCAATCGCAAGAAAATGACCTACCAAAAAATGGCCCGAGCTCTGCGCAACTATGGCAAAACAGGCGAGATCCGCAAGGTGAAGAAGAAGCTCACGTACCAATTTGGGACCTCACTGCTGAGCCCATCACCTTCTTCCTAA